From the genome of Miscanthus floridulus cultivar M001 chromosome 10, ASM1932011v1, whole genome shotgun sequence, one region includes:
- the LOC136486926 gene encoding uncharacterized protein isoform X1 yields the protein MEKRKRVLELRDRLDRTLAMPDLAEEASLRALVKKQILASSLSGSDQGDIDLIAETRAREVSEFLEMLNTSRDGRSSKVRGVPQKEWKVKQDTDQLRVMYREGPDGTPFHTLLAEGFADGPIDVCTCVSWESALYKKWFPQYNLPTFRIDQSGCLKKVRIGEEICMVRVKVPWPVSEREALLHYFELEYLKEDVVIVIMKTLSDLDGIDVRTHGFSRDGIPEAGDTVRIDVFGGFVLQRITKERSFFRAIANMDIKLDFVPPWLINFISRQLIGSGHKLYQKAVSTVATHDDDYRKALRGPLYVRIREYQDSDDKAKVTAAEENATEVPPANATIQNHLSLTNTISNSEIVEEETEQNTSINVDNLPTSHPYEPVEQAQQVENKPYISPEVERALCILDTAIAVLKGNKAGNVTTLQNLLSYDATLEESTAGLRTSQTNILNADNLLNGHPITTVPQDSRDTRQAHSLASEKISNSAEDAIDKNSLKNSTASTVTKTMSMTLRSAIRVHGEESLDTNGFHQNGSGNNKESKTARKTKRWLCCLTPTTIG from the exons ATGGAGAAGAGGAAGCGGGTCCTGGAGCTGCGGGACcggctggaccggacgctggcgatgCCCGACCTCGCGGAGGAGGCCTCGCTCAGGGCGCTGGTCAAGAAGCAGATCCTGGCGTCGTCCCTGTCCGGCTCCGATCAAG GCGACATCGATCTCATTGCTGAAACGCGGGCCAGAGAAGTCTcagagtttcttgaaatgctgAATACTTCGAGGGATGGGCGATCTTCAAAGGTTCGTGGGGTGCCACAGAAGGAGTGGAAG GTGAAGCAAGATACAGACCAATTAAGAGTTATGTACCGTGAGGGTCCAGATGGGACCCCGTTTCACACCCTGCTTGCTGAAGGCTTTGCTGATGGACCTATTGACGTTT gtacatgtgtgtcgTGGGAATCAGCTCTATACAAAAAATG GTTTCCACAATACAACCTTCCAACTTTTAGAATTGATCAGTCAGGCTGCTTGAAAAAGGTCCGAATTGGTGAAGAGATTTGTATGGTCAG GGTGAAGGTTCCATGGCCAGTTTCAGAGAGAGAGGCTCTTCTACACTATTTTGAATTGGAATATCTTAAAGAAGATGTTGTCATTGTGATAATGAAAACT TTATCAGACTTGGATGGCATAGATGTACGAACTCATGGATTTAGTAGGGATGGAATTCCTGAAGCTGGTGACACGGTTCGAATAGATGTGTTTGGAGGCTTTGTATTGCAAAGGATTACAAAAGAAAGAAGCTTTTTCAG GGCAATAGCTAATATGGATATTAAGCTAGATTTTGTTCCACCATGGTTGATCAACTTCATATCAAGGCAACTAATTGGCAGTGGGCATAAGCTGTATCAGAAG GCAGTCAGTACTGTGGCCACTCATGATGATGACTACAGGAAAGCTTTGAGAGGCCCACTCTATGTCAGGATCCGTGAATACCAGGATTCTGATGACAAGGCAAAGGTGACCGCAGCAGAGGAAAATGCTACTGAGGTGCCCCCTGCTAATGCCACTATACAAAATCATTTGTCACTAACAAATACCATATCGAATAGTGAGATTGTTGAGGAGGAGACTGAACAGAACACATCCATCAATGTGGATAATCTTCCTACTAGCCATCCATATGAACCAGTTGAGCAAGCACAACAGGTCGAAAATAAACCTTATATCAGTCCTGAGGTAGAGCGTGCATTGTGCATATTGGACACTGCTATTGCAGTTCTCAAAGGCAATAAGGCTGGAAATGTTACCACGCTACAAAATTTGCTCAGTTATGATGCAACTTTGGAAGAGAGTACTGCTGGTTTGAGAACTTCACAAACAAACATTCTTAATGCAGACAATCTTCTGAACGGCCATCCTATTACCACAGTGCCACAAGACTCCAG AGATACCCGACAAGCACATTCATTGGCCAGTGAGAAAATTAGCAATAGTGCAGAAGACGCCATCGACAAAAATTCTCTGAAAAATTCGACAGCTTCTACGGTAACAAAGACTATGTCAATGACATTGCGAAGTGCAATAAGGGTGCATGGTGAAGAGAGCCTAGACACTAATGGCTTCCATCAGAATGGTTCCGGCAACAACAAAGAGTCAAAAACAGCAAGGAAGACCAAGAGATGGCTCTGCTGCTTAACCCCTACCACCATTGGATGA
- the LOC136486926 gene encoding uncharacterized protein isoform X2, producing MVKQDTDQLRVMYREGPDGTPFHTLLAEGFADGPIDVCTCVSWESALYKKWFPQYNLPTFRIDQSGCLKKVRIGEEICMVRVKVPWPVSEREALLHYFELEYLKEDVVIVIMKTLSDLDGIDVRTHGFSRDGIPEAGDTVRIDVFGGFVLQRITKERSFFRAIANMDIKLDFVPPWLINFISRQLIGSGHKLYQKAVSTVATHDDDYRKALRGPLYVRIREYQDSDDKAKVTAAEENATEVPPANATIQNHLSLTNTISNSEIVEEETEQNTSINVDNLPTSHPYEPVEQAQQVENKPYISPEVERALCILDTAIAVLKGNKAGNVTTLQNLLSYDATLEESTAGLRTSQTNILNADNLLNGHPITTVPQDSRDTRQAHSLASEKISNSAEDAIDKNSLKNSTASTVTKTMSMTLRSAIRVHGEESLDTNGFHQNGSGNNKESKTARKTKRWLCCLTPTTIG from the exons ATG GTGAAGCAAGATACAGACCAATTAAGAGTTATGTACCGTGAGGGTCCAGATGGGACCCCGTTTCACACCCTGCTTGCTGAAGGCTTTGCTGATGGACCTATTGACGTTT gtacatgtgtgtcgTGGGAATCAGCTCTATACAAAAAATG GTTTCCACAATACAACCTTCCAACTTTTAGAATTGATCAGTCAGGCTGCTTGAAAAAGGTCCGAATTGGTGAAGAGATTTGTATGGTCAG GGTGAAGGTTCCATGGCCAGTTTCAGAGAGAGAGGCTCTTCTACACTATTTTGAATTGGAATATCTTAAAGAAGATGTTGTCATTGTGATAATGAAAACT TTATCAGACTTGGATGGCATAGATGTACGAACTCATGGATTTAGTAGGGATGGAATTCCTGAAGCTGGTGACACGGTTCGAATAGATGTGTTTGGAGGCTTTGTATTGCAAAGGATTACAAAAGAAAGAAGCTTTTTCAG GGCAATAGCTAATATGGATATTAAGCTAGATTTTGTTCCACCATGGTTGATCAACTTCATATCAAGGCAACTAATTGGCAGTGGGCATAAGCTGTATCAGAAG GCAGTCAGTACTGTGGCCACTCATGATGATGACTACAGGAAAGCTTTGAGAGGCCCACTCTATGTCAGGATCCGTGAATACCAGGATTCTGATGACAAGGCAAAGGTGACCGCAGCAGAGGAAAATGCTACTGAGGTGCCCCCTGCTAATGCCACTATACAAAATCATTTGTCACTAACAAATACCATATCGAATAGTGAGATTGTTGAGGAGGAGACTGAACAGAACACATCCATCAATGTGGATAATCTTCCTACTAGCCATCCATATGAACCAGTTGAGCAAGCACAACAGGTCGAAAATAAACCTTATATCAGTCCTGAGGTAGAGCGTGCATTGTGCATATTGGACACTGCTATTGCAGTTCTCAAAGGCAATAAGGCTGGAAATGTTACCACGCTACAAAATTTGCTCAGTTATGATGCAACTTTGGAAGAGAGTACTGCTGGTTTGAGAACTTCACAAACAAACATTCTTAATGCAGACAATCTTCTGAACGGCCATCCTATTACCACAGTGCCACAAGACTCCAG AGATACCCGACAAGCACATTCATTGGCCAGTGAGAAAATTAGCAATAGTGCAGAAGACGCCATCGACAAAAATTCTCTGAAAAATTCGACAGCTTCTACGGTAACAAAGACTATGTCAATGACATTGCGAAGTGCAATAAGGGTGCATGGTGAAGAGAGCCTAGACACTAATGGCTTCCATCAGAATGGTTCCGGCAACAACAAAGAGTCAAAAACAGCAAGGAAGACCAAGAGATGGCTCTGCTGCTTAACCCCTACCACCATTGGATGA